A stretch of Candidatus Bathyarchaeota archaeon DNA encodes these proteins:
- a CDS encoding ATP/GTP-binding protein produces the protein MFTVFIVGTAGSGKSLLTSSLKEWLKLKEQNVAVLNLDPGAAILPYAPDIDVRDLINIEDIMHDYQLGPNGALIMASDLIVDHIEELKESVEEASPDVLLVDTPGQIELFAFRESGPCITQNLSSESKAVVYLFDAPFVKKPFNFVSSMFIAAAVYTRLLQPQIYALSKSDLIADEELNLIVSWLDDFELLKEALEASPTQSLICKELIESLAQINLIEELIPTSAKTNFGLIDLYAAITRVCSGGEEPIP, from the coding sequence TTGTTTACAGTTTTTATAGTTGGAACCGCAGGCTCAGGTAAATCTTTATTAACAAGCTCTCTTAAAGAATGGTTAAAACTTAAGGAGCAAAATGTTGCAGTTTTAAATTTAGATCCTGGAGCAGCAATTTTACCTTACGCTCCAGATATAGATGTTAGAGATTTAATAAATATTGAGGATATTATGCATGATTATCAGCTTGGACCTAATGGAGCGTTAATAATGGCTTCAGATTTAATTGTTGATCATATAGAAGAGCTTAAAGAAAGCGTTGAGGAAGCTTCTCCTGATGTTCTTTTAGTAGATACGCCTGGTCAAATAGAGCTTTTTGCTTTTAGAGAAAGTGGTCCATGCATAACTCAAAATCTTTCAAGCGAATCTAAAGCTGTTGTATATCTTTTTGATGCGCCATTTGTTAAAAAACCTTTTAATTTTGTTTCAAGCATGTTTATAGCAGCCGCTGTTTACACGAGGCTTCTTCAACCTCAAATTTACGCTTTATCAAAAAGCGATTTAATAGCTGATGAGGAATTAAACTTGATTGTTTCATGGCTTGATGATTTTGAGCTGCTTAAGGAAGCTTTAGAAGCTTCACCAACTCAATCTTTAATTTGCAAAGAGTTGATTGAAAGTTTAGCTCAAATAAACTTAATTGAAGAGTTAATTCCCACCTCAGCTAAAACAAATTTTGGTTTAATAGATCTTTATGCAGCTATAACTAGAGTTTGCTCTGGAGGAGAAGAGCCTATCCCATAA
- a CDS encoding chromosome segregation protein SMC — MVYIKRIDVKGFKTFTKKVSLKLEKGLTVITGPNGSGKSNIVDAIKFALGELSPKEMRGSSLEDLISKSISEQESNLAYVAIQFDNSDRRIPIDSDLVTISREFSKGGEGVYRINGKRISRKQLTDLLSSASIQVNSFNIIPQHAITKLAEIAPEERRKIIEEMIGIAVYDARKTEAEEQLQKAEVNIKIASARMDEVKARLEALGRERNNLLKNQLLKKEISLLEAEIISSEWSKLNKEIKAIELEVEKEKEKLSVVEKEKNDLARLKLTIEEESRKEREALEKKNLDLLNLEKAVGGLNAQIAKLKAELQAKINELTSLGEQEKNIKQKLAEASESKLKLSKDVEDYSSQKECLKKIIQEKTVEKEKLESELNQIKKEFSSFIKEKDALNQRLNEFLQAKIKVESEIKACLEKLELMKTQLTSFEARRSNLADSISKSNSYIESLIKIKAEKEKALIELNEKLNESQKLVLKKRRELQNALETLKKARTFILEFETEKSTLQKAFPDKLALSELEAMVEAGALKGVYGKLRSLIEFNEIYRKAVEASSSGWLDALVVEDEKTAALCLTILKEAKLGRVKILPLKLLQKNLSEETVKEFKPLKSVIKYPVEIEAAVNYVFGDTFITDENELNSSLNVRLVNLNGDLIEAEGAVEGGYYRKPINIEAVTKKIKGVKNLEKTLESLDKIVDQRKIEIENFENEIDKLKHEKAKLESQLAFLSSDKTKIEAALTQDFKELTNLEEKAQQLKSKIEFEKNVLNNLLLEKKNLELKIQSLIEEKEKLEKIIEAFKISEKEVEIAKVNEELNNLQKNLSIVESKLSIIQEKLKILNEEEKQNLAQFEELKKKIESGKIELNNLQFNLNKIEGNLALLEEEKTGLTLTISSLKAKLEEFEVKLKNISEKLIQAQESLYAVNLSINDFSSKIREKQTKISFLTKELNKLGYMQPLEPRENIEEAKETVKVLRRELEEIGAVNELAETHYKEYKDNYKQLSIRINELEEERNAIISFIKEIDEEKLEAFTKAFNKVNCNFQEIFSKISNGGFGRLILENPEDPFRGGVDMLLNFPGKAELSVNSASGGEKSVATICFILALQSIKPMPFYLFDEVDAHLDALNSSKLAELLKEKSVGAQFIVISLKDVTISKAHNVYGIFVQKGSSQIVSLPIQEVKK; from the coding sequence TTGGTTTACATAAAGAGAATAGATGTTAAAGGGTTTAAAACATTCACTAAAAAAGTTTCTTTAAAGCTTGAGAAAGGGTTAACTGTAATTACAGGTCCAAACGGCAGCGGGAAATCGAATATAGTGGATGCTATAAAATTCGCTTTAGGAGAGTTAAGCCCAAAGGAAATGAGAGGAAGCTCGCTTGAAGATTTAATTTCTAAATCAATAAGCGAGCAGGAATCTAATTTAGCTTATGTAGCAATTCAATTCGATAACTCTGATAGAAGAATCCCTATAGATTCAGATTTAGTAACTATTTCAAGAGAGTTTTCTAAGGGTGGAGAAGGCGTTTACAGAATTAACGGTAAAAGAATCTCAAGGAAGCAATTAACAGATTTGCTTTCATCAGCTAGCATTCAAGTTAACAGTTTTAACATTATTCCTCAACATGCTATAACAAAGCTGGCGGAGATAGCTCCTGAAGAAAGAAGAAAAATTATAGAGGAAATGATTGGGATAGCTGTTTATGACGCGAGAAAAACTGAAGCTGAAGAACAACTTCAAAAAGCTGAGGTAAACATTAAAATAGCTTCAGCTAGAATGGATGAAGTTAAAGCTAGGCTTGAAGCTTTAGGAAGAGAGCGAAACAACCTTCTTAAAAACCAGCTTTTAAAAAAAGAAATAAGCTTGCTTGAAGCGGAAATAATTTCAAGTGAATGGAGTAAATTAAATAAAGAAATAAAAGCAATTGAGCTTGAAGTTGAAAAAGAAAAGGAAAAGTTAAGCGTGGTTGAAAAAGAAAAAAATGATTTAGCAAGATTAAAGCTAACTATTGAAGAGGAATCGAGAAAAGAGAGAGAAGCTTTAGAGAAAAAAAATTTGGATCTTTTAAATTTAGAGAAAGCTGTTGGAGGGTTAAACGCTCAAATAGCAAAGCTTAAAGCTGAGCTTCAAGCTAAAATAAATGAGTTAACCTCTTTAGGCGAGCAAGAAAAAAATATTAAGCAAAAGCTTGCTGAAGCTTCAGAATCCAAATTAAAGCTAAGTAAGGATGTTGAAGATTACTCATCTCAAAAAGAATGTTTAAAAAAGATTATTCAAGAAAAAACTGTTGAAAAAGAAAAGCTTGAAAGCGAGTTAAACCAAATTAAAAAAGAGTTTTCTTCCTTTATAAAGGAAAAAGATGCTTTAAACCAGCGGTTGAATGAATTTCTTCAAGCTAAAATAAAAGTTGAAAGCGAAATTAAAGCTTGCTTAGAAAAGCTTGAGCTTATGAAAACTCAATTAACCAGCTTTGAAGCTCGAAGAAGCAATTTAGCAGATTCAATCTCTAAATCTAACAGTTATATAGAGAGTTTAATTAAAATTAAAGCTGAAAAAGAAAAAGCATTAATTGAGTTAAATGAGAAGTTAAATGAATCTCAAAAGCTGGTTTTAAAAAAACGGAGAGAACTTCAAAACGCTTTAGAAACATTAAAAAAAGCTAGAACGTTTATTCTAGAATTTGAAACTGAAAAATCAACGCTTCAAAAAGCTTTTCCAGATAAATTAGCTTTATCAGAGCTTGAAGCAATGGTGGAAGCTGGAGCTTTAAAAGGAGTTTATGGAAAATTAAGAAGCTTAATCGAGTTTAATGAAATTTATAGAAAAGCTGTTGAAGCATCTTCTTCAGGCTGGTTAGATGCGTTAGTTGTAGAAGATGAAAAAACCGCTGCATTATGCTTAACAATTCTTAAAGAAGCTAAGCTTGGTCGAGTGAAAATTCTTCCATTAAAACTTCTTCAAAAAAATTTAAGCGAAGAAACGGTTAAGGAATTTAAGCCTTTAAAAAGCGTTATTAAATATCCAGTTGAAATTGAAGCGGCAGTAAATTATGTTTTCGGAGACACATTTATAACAGATGAAAATGAGCTTAACTCTTCATTAAATGTTAGATTAGTTAATTTAAATGGAGATTTAATTGAAGCTGAAGGCGCTGTTGAAGGCGGTTATTACCGAAAACCAATAAATATTGAAGCAGTAACTAAAAAAATTAAAGGCGTTAAAAACTTAGAGAAAACTCTTGAAAGCCTAGATAAAATAGTTGATCAAAGAAAAATTGAAATAGAAAATTTTGAAAACGAAATCGATAAGTTAAAACATGAAAAAGCAAAATTAGAAAGTCAATTAGCTTTTTTAAGCTCTGATAAAACAAAAATTGAAGCTGCTTTAACTCAAGATTTTAAAGAATTAACTAATTTAGAAGAAAAAGCTCAACAGCTAAAATCTAAAATTGAATTTGAAAAAAATGTTTTAAACAATCTTCTTTTAGAAAAGAAGAATTTAGAGCTTAAAATTCAATCTTTAATAGAGGAAAAAGAAAAACTTGAAAAAATTATAGAAGCTTTTAAAATTTCTGAAAAAGAAGTTGAAATCGCTAAAGTTAATGAAGAATTAAATAACTTGCAAAAAAATTTAAGTATCGTTGAAAGCAAGCTTTCTATTATTCAAGAAAAATTAAAGATTTTAAATGAAGAAGAAAAACAAAACCTTGCTCAATTTGAAGAATTAAAAAAGAAAATCGAATCTGGAAAAATCGAGCTTAACAATCTTCAATTTAACTTGAATAAAATTGAAGGAAATCTTGCGTTATTAGAGGAAGAAAAAACTGGTTTAACGTTAACCATATCTTCCTTAAAAGCTAAACTTGAAGAATTTGAAGTAAAATTAAAAAATATAAGCGAAAAATTAATTCAAGCTCAAGAATCTTTATATGCAGTTAACCTTTCAATAAACGATTTTTCATCTAAAATTAGAGAAAAACAAACTAAGATTTCATTTTTAACGAAAGAATTAAATAAACTAGGTTACATGCAGCCTTTAGAACCGAGAGAAAATATTGAAGAAGCGAAAGAAACAGTTAAGGTTTTAAGAAGAGAGCTTGAAGAAATAGGCGCTGTAAACGAGCTGGCTGAAACTCATTACAAAGAATATAAAGACAACTATAAGCAATTATCAATTAGAATTAACGAGCTTGAAGAAGAAAGAAACGCTATAATAAGCTTTATTAAAGAAATAGATGAGGAAAAACTTGAAGCTTTTACTAAAGCCTTTAATAAAGTTAACTGTAATTTTCAAGAAATTTTCTCTAAAATCTCTAATGGAGGCTTTGGAAGGCTTATTTTAGAAAATCCTGAAGATCCATTTAGAGGCGGAGTAGATATGCTTTTAAATTTTCCTGGAAAAGCTGAGTTAAGCGTTAACAGCGCTAGCGGGGGAGAAAAATCTGTAGCTACAATATGCTTTATTTTAGCTTTGCAATCAATAAAGCCTATGCCATTCTATTTATTTGATGAAGTAGATGCGCATTTAGATGCTTTAAATTCTAGCAAGCTTGCTGAGCTTCTTAAAGAAAAATCTGTTGGGGCTCAATTTATAGTAATATCCTTAAAAGATGTTACTATCTCTAAAGCTCATAATGTTTATGGAATTTTCGTTCAAAAAGGGTCATCTCAAATAGTTTCTCTTCCAATTCAGGAGGTTAAAAAATAG
- a CDS encoding HesA/MoeB/ThiF family protein — translation MMIKGWGEKGQLKLKSAKIVIAGVGGLGCPSALYLTAAGVGEIKLIDNEKVELSNLNRQILHWESDIGKFKVDSAREKLKKINSEVNVTIEKSSITEENAIELIKGFNLVIDALDNFEARFYLNKACVEKGVPLIHGAIEGFEGRFTTIIPKTSACLACIYGKIPFYKGKFPVVGVTPAVIAALQSMEALKLIIGIGELTTNRLLIFDGLKMEFDEVKIKRDSECKVCGGY, via the coding sequence ATGATGATTAAAGGTTGGGGTGAAAAAGGGCAGCTTAAATTAAAATCTGCTAAAATTGTTATAGCTGGGGTTGGAGGCTTAGGCTGTCCATCAGCTCTTTATTTAACTGCTGCAGGCGTTGGGGAAATTAAGCTTATTGATAACGAAAAGGTTGAATTAAGCAATTTAAATAGGCAGATTCTCCATTGGGAAAGCGATATTGGAAAATTTAAGGTAGATTCAGCTAGAGAAAAATTAAAAAAAATTAATAGTGAAGTAAATGTTACTATTGAAAAATCTAGTATAACTGAGGAAAATGCTATTGAATTAATTAAAGGCTTTAATCTAGTTATCGACGCATTAGATAATTTTGAAGCTAGGTTTTATTTAAATAAAGCTTGCGTTGAAAAAGGTGTTCCATTAATTCACGGTGCAATTGAAGGGTTTGAAGGAAGATTTACAACAATTATTCCTAAAACTTCAGCTTGCTTAGCTTGTATTTATGGTAAAATTCCTTTTTATAAAGGTAAATTTCCAGTTGTAGGCGTTACACCAGCAGTTATAGCTGCGCTTCAATCAATGGAGGCTTTAAAGCTTATTATAGGAATTGGAGAATTAACAACCAATAGATTATTAATATTTGATGGATTAAAAATGGAGTTTGATGAAGTTAAAATTAAAAGAGATAGTGAATGCAAGGTTTGCGGAGGCTATTAA
- a CDS encoding 30S ribosomal protein S8e, whose translation MPQWHGDLHKRKKTGGKRRAYRGKRGYEMGGYPVETKIGGKKLKIERCRGGNVKVKVLACDSANVADPKTGKSQIVKIKKVVENPANRDYQRRGVLTKGTVIETELGLAKVTSRPGQNGVINAILIEKR comes from the coding sequence TTGCCTCAATGGCATGGTGATTTACATAAAAGAAAGAAAACTGGTGGAAAAAGAAGAGCTTATAGAGGTAAAAGAGGTTATGAGATGGGCGGCTACCCTGTAGAAACTAAAATAGGCGGTAAAAAGCTTAAAATCGAAAGATGCAGAGGAGGAAACGTTAAAGTTAAAGTTTTAGCTTGCGATTCAGCTAATGTAGCTGACCCGAAAACTGGGAAATCGCAAATAGTTAAAATAAAGAAGGTTGTAGAAAACCCTGCGAACCGAGATTATCAGAGAAGAGGCGTTTTAACTAAAGGCACAGTTATTGAAACAGAGTTAGGTTTAGCTAAAGTAACATCTAGACCAGGTCAAAATGGGGTAATAAACGCTATTCTTATTGAAAAGCGTTAA
- the scpB gene encoding SMC-Scp complex subunit ScpB produces the protein MLQEEDRKIALIEAALYASGKPLSLKALASILDGKSLKEAKKLVEALIKRYEEYKGAIQILKLKDERFMMRLKPEYLHKVRKFCGKKILSLGPLKTLSFIAYKQPVSKAYVAKVRGKHAYNHVKILKELGFIHEEKTGKTKLLKTTTAFADAFNLDYDIKNMKKQLMKMFSELNQKQLEQKI, from the coding sequence TTGCTTCAAGAAGAAGATCGTAAAATAGCTTTAATTGAAGCAGCTCTTTATGCTTCTGGAAAACCTTTAAGCTTAAAAGCTTTAGCTTCAATTCTTGATGGAAAAAGCTTAAAGGAAGCTAAAAAACTTGTTGAAGCTTTAATTAAACGCTATGAAGAATATAAAGGTGCAATTCAAATCCTTAAGCTTAAAGACGAGAGATTTATGATGCGTCTTAAACCAGAGTATTTGCATAAAGTAAGAAAGTTTTGTGGGAAAAAAATTCTTTCTTTAGGGCCTTTAAAAACGCTTTCCTTTATTGCTTACAAGCAGCCAGTTTCTAAAGCTTATGTAGCTAAAGTTAGGGGAAAACATGCTTATAATCATGTAAAAATCTTAAAGGAATTAGGTTTTATTCATGAAGAAAAAACTGGGAAAACAAAGCTTTTAAAAACAACAACAGCTTTCGCTGATGCTTTTAACTTAGATTACGATATTAAGAATATGAAGAAGCAATTAATGAAAATGTTTTCAGAGTTAAATCAAAAGCAACTTGAGCAGAAAATTTAA
- a CDS encoding S-methyl-5'-thioinosine phosphorylase, producing the protein MVEIEIGVIGGSGLEKLLEEAEEIKVKTPYSLPIQVFIGKVNGKKIGFLPRHGIAHTIPPHKVNYRANIWAFKELKAKRILATNAVGAINENYKPGDFFIPFDLIDFTKTRVQTFFEEGKTIHVDCSNIYCKELREIISSSIKSFKLNVWEGVLACTEGPRFETPAEIKMMKILGCDAVSMTSAPEAFLAREAGLCYASLSFISNMAAGIQNRLTSSEVFKTAQKIFPFIKLILNKAIENIPEKRACECAKSLEETEI; encoded by the coding sequence ATGGTTGAGATTGAAATAGGCGTTATTGGCGGTTCAGGTTTAGAAAAGCTTTTGGAGGAAGCGGAGGAAATTAAAGTTAAAACCCCTTACAGCCTACCTATTCAAGTGTTTATTGGAAAAGTTAACGGTAAAAAAATTGGTTTTTTACCTCGCCATGGAATAGCTCACACTATACCCCCGCATAAAGTAAACTATAGGGCTAACATTTGGGCTTTTAAAGAGTTGAAAGCAAAAAGAATATTGGCAACAAACGCTGTAGGCGCTATAAATGAAAATTATAAACCTGGAGATTTTTTTATACCATTTGATTTAATAGATTTTACGAAAACTCGAGTTCAAACTTTTTTTGAAGAAGGAAAAACTATTCATGTAGATTGCAGTAACATTTACTGCAAGGAGTTAAGAGAAATTATATCTTCTTCAATTAAAAGCTTTAAGTTAAATGTTTGGGAAGGTGTTTTAGCGTGTACTGAAGGCCCTAGGTTTGAAACTCCAGCTGAAATAAAAATGATGAAAATTTTAGGTTGCGATGCTGTTAGCATGACTAGCGCGCCAGAAGCTTTTTTAGCTAGAGAAGCAGGATTATGCTATGCAAGCTTAAGCTTTATATCTAATATGGCTGCTGGAATTCAAAATAGGTTAACTTCTTCAGAAGTTTTTAAAACAGCTCAAAAAATTTTTCCATTCATAAAATTAATTTTAAATAAAGCTATAGAAAATATCCCTGAAAAACGTGCATGCGAATGCGCTAAATCCTTAGAGGAGACGGAAATTTAG
- the uppS gene encoding di-trans,poly-cis-decaprenylcistransferase produces MLSKLLKLLGIYKLYEKWLFNQVKSKSIPSHVGVILDGNRRWASKKDLPIETGYLIGAGKGEEFLDWCLQLGITTVTVYAFSTENFQRPKVEVEAVLKTIEKEILKLEKDSRIYIHKIKVKALGRIELLPETLKESLKRIEEATRNHGEHYLNIAIAYGGRIEIVDAAKKITEKVLRKEISIEDINEDLFMKYLYTAHLPNPYPDLVIRTSGEERLSGFLLWQSAYSELSFLDVYWPEFRKIDFLRAIRLYQQRKRRFGK; encoded by the coding sequence TTGCTTTCAAAGCTTTTAAAGCTTTTAGGCATTTACAAGCTTTATGAAAAATGGTTATTTAACCAAGTTAAATCTAAAAGCATCCCCAGTCATGTAGGTGTTATTCTTGATGGAAATAGGCGATGGGCTTCAAAAAAAGATTTGCCTATAGAAACTGGATACTTAATAGGAGCTGGTAAAGGCGAAGAGTTTTTAGATTGGTGTCTTCAGTTAGGTATAACTACAGTAACAGTTTATGCTTTTTCAACAGAAAACTTTCAAAGACCTAAAGTTGAGGTTGAAGCTGTATTAAAAACAATTGAAAAAGAGATTTTAAAACTTGAAAAAGACTCTAGAATTTATATTCATAAAATTAAAGTTAAAGCTTTAGGTCGAATAGAGCTTCTTCCTGAAACATTAAAAGAAAGCTTAAAGAGAATTGAAGAAGCAACAAGAAACCATGGTGAACATTACCTTAATATTGCTATAGCTTATGGTGGTAGAATTGAAATTGTTGATGCTGCAAAGAAAATAACTGAAAAAGTTTTACGCAAAGAAATCTCTATTGAAGATATAAATGAAGATTTATTTATGAAATATTTATATACAGCGCATTTACCAAACCCATATCCAGATTTAGTTATAAGAACTTCTGGAGAAGAAAGGTTAAGCGGTTTTCTTTTATGGCAATCAGCTTATAGCGAACTCAGCTTTTTAGATGTTTATTGGCCTGAGTTTAGAAAAATAGATTTTTTAAGAGCTATTAGACTTTACCAGCAGAGAAAAAGAAGGTTCGGTAAATGA
- the lpdA gene encoding dihydrolipoyl dehydrogenase yields the protein MFKERVDVAVIGGGPGGYVAAIRAAQLGGKVALIECGKLGGTCVNKGCIPTKALLETIKIYDLLKRSREFDIETGKLKLNFKEAVNKAKSISDKISEKISILMEKKGVKVVSGFGRFKKLGVIEVSGRENGEVEYEKVIVASGSSPVKPPILGVESKGVLTSDEALKLDEKPESLVVIGGGAVGVEFATIFNGLDAETCLIEMMPHILPGEDEEITDYLNQLLQENGVKTRTNAKALKIEEALNNKIVHVLTPKGIEEFKGNIILLASGRKPLTEGFGLENINVKIEGGKILVNDKMETNVPGVYAVGDVTGRFMLAHTAMQEGIIAAENAMGLNSKMDYRIVPRCVYSWPEAAFIGLTENQAKKEFESVNTTLFPFSANGRAETLKEARGVVKIVFEEETGEVLGAQIVGLNASELIHEVALAIKIEATIDDLAYMIYAHPTLSEAIKEAALKAKNKSIHL from the coding sequence TTGTTTAAAGAAAGAGTTGATGTAGCGGTTATAGGCGGTGGACCAGGGGGTTATGTAGCAGCTATAAGAGCAGCTCAGCTAGGCGGTAAAGTAGCTTTAATAGAATGTGGAAAACTTGGTGGAACATGTGTTAATAAGGGGTGCATTCCAACTAAAGCTTTATTGGAAACAATTAAAATTTACGATTTATTAAAAAGAAGCAGAGAATTCGATATTGAAACGGGTAAACTTAAATTAAACTTTAAGGAAGCTGTGAATAAGGCTAAAAGCATTAGCGATAAAATTTCTGAGAAAATATCTATTTTAATGGAGAAGAAAGGCGTTAAAGTTGTTTCTGGTTTTGGGAGATTTAAAAAACTAGGAGTTATCGAAGTTTCTGGAAGGGAAAATGGAGAAGTGGAATATGAAAAAGTTATTGTTGCTTCAGGTTCTTCACCTGTTAAGCCTCCTATTCTTGGAGTTGAAAGCAAGGGAGTATTAACTAGCGATGAAGCATTAAAGCTTGATGAAAAACCAGAAAGCTTAGTAGTTATTGGTGGAGGAGCTGTTGGGGTTGAGTTTGCTACAATATTTAATGGTTTAGATGCGGAAACATGCTTAATAGAAATGATGCCTCATATTCTTCCAGGAGAAGATGAAGAAATAACAGATTATTTAAACCAGCTTTTACAAGAAAATGGTGTAAAAACGCGAACTAACGCTAAAGCTTTAAAAATTGAAGAAGCTTTAAATAATAAAATCGTGCATGTTTTAACACCAAAAGGCATTGAAGAATTTAAAGGAAACATTATTCTTTTAGCTTCTGGAAGAAAACCGTTAACAGAAGGGTTTGGATTAGAAAACATTAATGTTAAAATTGAAGGGGGAAAAATTTTAGTTAACGATAAAATGGAGACAAATGTTCCAGGAGTATATGCTGTCGGTGATGTCACCGGCAGATTTATGTTAGCGCATACAGCTATGCAAGAAGGGATTATAGCAGCTGAAAATGCTATGGGGTTAAACTCTAAAATGGATTATAGAATTGTTCCAAGATGCGTTTACAGCTGGCCTGAAGCAGCCTTCATTGGTTTAACTGAAAACCAAGCTAAAAAAGAATTTGAATCAGTTAATACAACGTTATTTCCTTTTTCAGCTAATGGAAGAGCGGAAACTCTTAAAGAAGCTAGAGGCGTAGTAAAAATTGTTTTTGAAGAGGAAACTGGGGAAGTTTTAGGCGCTCAAATAGTAGGCTTAAATGCTAGCGAGTTAATTCATGAAGTTGCTTTAGCTATTAAGATTGAGGCAACAATAGATGATTTAGCATATATGATTTATGCTCATCCAACTTTATCTGAAGCAATTAAAGAAGCTGCCTTAAAAGCTAAAAATAAATCAATTCACCTTTAA
- a CDS encoding site-2 protease family protein produces MSIKIGKIMDIEIKLHYTWLIIFFFITWSIALGYARLQYLNLPSIFYWIIGVATAFIVFLSVLIHELFHSLIAKRKGLPVPRITLFIFGGVAEIAEEPKNPIVEFKMAAAGPLSSLMIAMVFALGWIASRFLNLSPLIKAPLQYGFTINLMLALFNLIPAFPMDGGRIFRAIVWKRTNDVVKATRTSALVAEGFSYMFMVFGFIWLFFGALMNGLWLIFIGWFLKSGAEASLRQTIISQALAKVKIKDIMSSPVCTINPNNSLMEAVENCFYKYKHGGFPVVENNELKGMLTLEDLRKVPKEAWGETLVKQAMTSAEKLLTIKPEDPALEALIKMSSFKIGRLPVIDEGKLIGIVTRSDVIHAIRTRLEIGEVK; encoded by the coding sequence TTGTCAATTAAAATAGGAAAGATTATGGATATAGAGATTAAGCTTCATTACACTTGGTTAATAATTTTCTTTTTTATTACTTGGAGTATAGCTTTAGGGTATGCGCGTCTTCAATATTTAAATCTTCCATCAATCTTTTATTGGATTATAGGTGTCGCAACAGCTTTTATAGTTTTCCTCTCTGTTCTTATTCATGAGCTTTTCCATTCATTAATAGCTAAAAGAAAAGGTTTACCTGTTCCAAGAATTACTTTATTTATTTTTGGTGGTGTAGCTGAAATAGCTGAGGAACCTAAAAATCCTATTGTTGAATTTAAAATGGCTGCAGCTGGACCATTATCTAGCTTAATGATAGCTATGGTTTTCGCTTTAGGATGGATTGCTTCACGATTTTTAAATCTTTCGCCTTTAATTAAAGCTCCTTTGCAATATGGGTTTACAATAAATTTAATGCTTGCTTTATTTAATTTAATTCCAGCTTTTCCAATGGATGGAGGAAGAATATTTAGAGCAATTGTTTGGAAAAGAACAAACGATGTTGTTAAAGCTACTAGAACTTCAGCTTTAGTTGCGGAAGGTTTCTCATATATGTTTATGGTGTTTGGTTTTATATGGTTGTTTTTCGGTGCTTTAATGAATGGATTATGGTTGATTTTTATAGGATGGTTTCTTAAAAGCGGAGCTGAGGCTAGCTTAAGGCAGACGATAATTTCTCAAGCTTTAGCAAAAGTTAAAATAAAGGATATTATGAGTTCTCCAGTATGCACAATTAACCCAAACAATTCTTTAATGGAAGCTGTTGAAAACTGTTTTTATAAATATAAGCATGGAGGCTTTCCAGTTGTTGAAAACAATGAATTAAAAGGAATGTTAACTTTAGAAGATTTAAGAAAAGTTCCAAAAGAAGCTTGGGGTGAAACTTTAGTAAAGCAGGCGATGACTTCTGCTGAAAAACTTTTAACAATTAAACCTGAAGATCCAGCTTTAGAAGCGTTAATAAAAATGTCAAGTTTTAAAATTGGTAGGCTTCCAGTTATAGATGAAGGTAAGCTTATTGGAATTGTTACTAGAAGCGATGTTATTCACGCGATAAGAACTAGGCTTGAAATAGGAGAGGTTAAATAA
- a CDS encoding signal recognition particle protein Srp19 (binds to 7S RNA to mediate binding of the signal recognition particle protein Srp54), whose product MKKPGKIVVWPANIDLKKTRSKGRKISKKMAVESPKLEEIIEASRKLGLNPIPASQAALPKEWWNKTGYVIVERKDKGKIQVLKSIAVEVNKNRKIEA is encoded by the coding sequence GTGAAAAAACCTGGGAAAATCGTAGTATGGCCTGCTAACATCGACCTTAAGAAAACTAGAAGCAAAGGTCGAAAAATATCTAAAAAAATGGCTGTTGAATCGCCTAAGCTTGAAGAAATAATTGAAGCTTCAAGAAAACTTGGGTTGAATCCTATTCCCGCTTCTCAAGCAGCTTTACCTAAAGAATGGTGGAATAAAACAGGCTACGTTATAGTTGAGCGTAAAGATAAAGGAAAAATTCAAGTTTTAAAAAGTATAGCGGTTGAAGTTAATAAAAATAGGAAAATTGAGGCTTAA